CGACCTGATCAACTGGATCGGCGCCGACGCCCTGCGTTACTCGCTGGCCCGTTTCCCTGCCGATTCACCGATCGCCCTGGATCCAGAGCAGCTGAAGAAAAACACGAACGACAACCCGGTGTTCTACGTTCAGTACGCTCACGCCCGCTCGGCCGCCGCCGCGCGCAATGCTGCCGCGAAGGGTGTCACCCGCGAGCAGTTTGACGCGGCCTCGCTGACCGACGCTACCGAAAACGAACTGCTGGCAGTACTCGGCCAGTTCCCATCGGTCGTGGCCGGCGCCGCAGAATTCCGCGAACCACACCGCATTGCCCGCTACCTGGAGCAGGTCGCCGGCGCGTACCACTCCTGGTACGCCGCAACCCGTATTACCCCGGTGGGTGAAGATGAGGCCATCGCCCCAGTACACAGCACTCGCCTGTGGCTGAACGATGCCGCAACCACCGTTTTGGCCAATGGATTGGAACTTCTGGGCGTTTCCGCCCCAGAGAGGATGTAAATAGCCGATGGCTGTATCGCCACTAGCCCCGCAATGGCTGCAATTCCCCGAAAATGTAAATGCACTTCGTCAGATCGAATGGGCTTCGGGGGTTTCCCGCGAAGCTAGCGGCGAACTATCCGTTCAGGGCATTACGGTTTCTGCCCTGGCCAAAGAATTTGGCACGCCCCTGTTTGTACTGGACGAGAATGACTTCCGCGCCCGCGCTCGTGGTTTTAAAGACGCCTTCGACGCAGCCTTTAAAGACCTGTGCGGGGCAGTAGACGTCTACTACGCCGGAAAAGCCTTTGTCTGCACCGAGGTAGCCCGTTGGGTCGCCGAGGAAGGCCTGCGCCTAGACACCTGCTCCGGTGGTGAACTGGCGGTGGCCAAGGCCGCCAAGATTCCGGGTGAAAACCTCTCGCTGCACGGGAACAACAAGTCCCAGGCGGAAATTACCCGCGCCCTAGAAATGGGTGTGGGACGCATCGTGATCGACTCACTGGACGAGCTGGAGCGCGTGATCACCCTGGCCAACGCGCTGGGGCACACCGCCGAAGTGATGCTGCGCATTACCCCCGGCGTGCACGCCTCCACCCATGAGGCCATCGCCACCGCCCACGAGGACCAGAAGTTCGGACTGTCGATCCTGGCCGATGCCACCGGCACCTCACCGGCGCTACGTGCCGTGGCCCGCGCCTTGGAAGCGGAGAAGGTGAACCTTTTGGGCCTGCACGCCCACATCGGTTCGCAGATCTTTGAGGC
The nucleotide sequence above comes from Glutamicibacter sp. B1. Encoded proteins:
- the lysA gene encoding diaminopimelate decarboxylase, encoding MAVSPLAPQWLQFPENVNALRQIEWASGVSREASGELSVQGITVSALAKEFGTPLFVLDENDFRARARGFKDAFDAAFKDLCGAVDVYYAGKAFVCTEVARWVAEEGLRLDTCSGGELAVAKAAKIPGENLSLHGNNKSQAEITRALEMGVGRIVIDSLDELERVITLANALGHTAEVMLRITPGVHASTHEAIATAHEDQKFGLSILADATGTSPALRAVARALEAEKVNLLGLHAHIGSQIFEAEGFAMVARTMLGLLAQIREIHGVELGELDLGGGYGIAYTSEDHPSTPAKLAGQMADVVSATCAELELSCPRISIEPGRAIVGPTTFTLYETGVRKDVQVEDATGALHPRRYISVDGGMSDNPRPVLYDAQYNAVLASRMTQNDAIISRVVGKHCESGDIVVKDVYLPEDVAAGDLLAIPATGAYCWALSSNYNYLTRPAVVAVRDGQARLIVRRETEDDLLARDMGV